TTTTTGCTGACCAAAAATACATCGTAGATCAAATCGGCATAATCACACATGATCTTTAAAAATCGATCTTTTCCGGTTGCCTCGTAATAGGCGGCCGCCGCTTCGATCAGATGCCCCGCGCAGTATAATTCATGCCATTGTCTGTTTTTAAATTTATTCGCCGGGTCGACAATTGTAAAATAGATGTTAAAATAACCGTCGGACTGCCGATGCGCTTCAATTTTGTCAATCACATCTTCGATTTTTGCCTCAAGTTCGGGGTCCGGTTTTTTATGAATGAGATAAGCGGCGCTTTCAAGCCATTTCGCGACATCCGAGTCCCAAAAAAAGTGCGGTTTATTGGGCTTGCCTTCCGCCCAGTCAAAATCGAATGCGGCAAAACGCCCCGTATCCTCAAATCGGTCGCGCACCGCGCGGATGGTCACTTCACGGTTTATTTGCTGCTTCTGTCCCCAAAAACCGCCTTGATCGATGTCTACATCTTGAAATGGGATATGTTGGAAATATTGCATAAAAAGCGAACCCTTCTTTTGTGCATAATTTTACTATTGTCAATCCTCGAATTTTTGATCCAGCTGCGCGGCTCGTTCCGGAGACGGAGCAAATACCCGCTCATAAAATTCCCCGTTTCGGCTCTTTTCATTTTGTTCATACCGTTCTTTTATTCGTGCTTTGCGAATTTCTTCGGGCGCTTCGACTTTTATCCATTTGAATTCGATTCCCGCTGCTTTAAAAAACGATTCGGCTTCCGTTCGCTCTTCCCGTGTCCAAAATCCCG
This is a stretch of genomic DNA from Oscillospiraceae bacterium. It encodes these proteins:
- a CDS encoding ATP-binding protein; the encoded protein is MVTLMYGKIAAGKTTEAEKIAQKGAVLLSCDELMLTVFTDCLGAKHAETERRCMRYLFKTAQKLDQKRMDSVIDAGFWTREERTEAESFFKAAGIEFKWIKVEAPEEIRKARIKERYEQNEKSRNGEFYERVFAPSPERAAQLDQKFED